A portion of the Chaetodon trifascialis isolate fChaTrf1 chromosome 7, fChaTrf1.hap1, whole genome shotgun sequence genome contains these proteins:
- the gsdmeb gene encoding gasdermin Eb, whose amino-acid sequence MFATATRNFVEEVDHGGLLIPVSSLNDTIAILTVVVKRKRFWFWQKPKYIPTDFTFNDILREDTPIKPGIIETDFLKYNGTYGDKIQGNVDTNFVHSNMSLQGKDSSKLQSSFGSLKKEELDMQKLLRDSKDRCLDMSHSLVQQTKEKHRQSFGIVKERIVTTQPCSVIEDVQQEGECGGGLSFCGPKNPKLSLKENGSLSKDSNVTMEIPIHTTIAYALIELEIKHDGHYELCLMSDTTGGFEVDGPSLKGLLGVSGAPADSSENNRLRQELERLSDHFQLLSALPVATRSSLLQQMTKVMEDRGAVSSLSSVLEQMCLDKRPDLGDVTTTESQKQNIQEILALLEQSGRMQSAQAGQSTSVLTAFHLIASAMDEVTNDCLAILGMCCSLTMLQPLELLVQCMSGKGEMPLSSAALAALTEDMYGKTEHLFASCNVSLKRDGDRVKTEINHQPGNLPLVLCIAIRGLASLARCV is encoded by the exons ATGTTTGCCACAGCCACCAGGAACTTCGTGGAGGAGGTGGATCATGGAGGTCTGCTGATCCCGGTGTCCAGCCTGAATGACACTATTGCTATTCTGACAGTGGTGGTGAAGCGCAAGCGTTTCTGGTTCTGGCAGAAGCCCAAATATATTCCCACTGATTTCACCTTCAATGATATACTAAGAGAAGACACACCTATAAAGCCAG GTATCATAGAGACAGACTTCCTCAAATACAATGGGACATATGGTGACAAGATTCAGGGAAATGTGGACACAAATTTTGTCCACTCCAACATGAGCCTGCAGGGTAAAGACTCGTCCAAACTCCAGTCAAGCTTTGGCAGCTTGAAGAAAGAGGAATTGGACATGCAAAAGCTGCTGCGAGATTCCAAAGACAG GTGCCTGGACATGTCCCACAGTCTGGTCCAGCAGACAAAGGAGAAGCACAGGCAGTCATTTGGGATTGTGAAGGAGCGTATTGTGACCACGCAGCCCTGCTCGGTCATAGAGGATGTACAGCAGGAAGGAGAGTGTGGAGGAGGACTGAGCTTCTGCGGGCCCAAGAACCCAAAG CTTTCATTGAAGGAGAATGGGAGCTTAAGTAAAGACAGCAACGTTACCATGGAGATTCCCATCCATACTACCATTGCCTACGCCCTTATAGAGCTGGAGATCAAACACGATGGACACTATG AGCTGTGTCTCATGTCAGACACCACTGGAGGTTTTGAAGTAGATGGACCTTCTCTGAAAGGACTGTTGGGTGTCTCGGGAGCTCCTGCGGACAGCTCTGAAAATAACCGCCTCCGTCAAG AGCTGGAACGACTGAGTGATCATTTCCAACTGCTTTCTGCTCTCCCTGTCGCCACAAGGTCCTCTCTGCTCCAGCAAATGACAAAGGTCATGGAGGACCGAGGGGCTGTCAGTTCGCTGTCGAGTGTG tTGGAGCAGATGTGCCTGGATAAGAGGCCTGACCTGGGCGATGTTACAACAACAGAGTCTCAAAAACAGAACATCCAAGAAATTCTGGCCCTTTTAGAGCAGTCTGGTAGGATGCAGTCAGCTCAGGCAGGCCAGTCCACATCAGTGCTCACAGCCTTTCACCTCATTGCCAGCGCCATGGATG aggTGACAAATGATTGCCTTGCCATCTTGGGGATGTGCTGCAGCCTCACTATGTTGCAGCCTCTTGAGCTCCTG GTGCAGTGCATGTCGGGGAAGGGAGAGATGCCTCTGAGCAGCGCAGCTCTGGCTGCACTCACAGAAGACATGTATGGAAAGACTGAACATCTGTTTGCCTCCTGCAATGTGTCCCTGAAGAGAGACGGGGACAGGGTGAAGACAGAAATAAACCACCAGCCAGGAAATCTTCCTCTGGTCCTGTGTATCGCTATTAGAGGTCTCGCCTCATTGGCTCGCTGCGTTTGA
- the pals2a gene encoding MAGUK p55 subfamily member 6a isoform X1, protein MTVANAKSGTAMQQVLDNLKDLPSGTGAKDIDLIFLRGIMESPIVRSLAKAHERLEEVKLQAVRDDNVQLVTEILDSLNNLPQKDAAVTELAKILQEPHFKSLIEAHDKVAAKCYEIPHTAVNSDFSMMSSLMPADAVRMIGIQKKAGEPLGVTFRVERGEMVIARILHGSSIDRQGMLHTGDIIREVNGREVGSNPHELQELLRDCSGSITLKVLPSYRDTPAPPQVYLKPHFNYNPTTDNLIPCKEAGLAFSKGDILHVVNKEDPNWWQARKVVGGATGLIPSQFLEEKRKAFVRRDWDTSGTGMLCGTQTVKKKKKKMMYLTSKNAEFDRYELQIYEEVAKMPPFQRKTLVLIGAQGVGRRSLKNRLIVMNPLRYGTTVPFTSRRPREEERDGQNYCFVTREEMEKDIKESRYLEHGEYDGNLYGTKINSIHEVVDAGRTCILDVNPQALKVLKTAEFMPFVVFIAAPELDTLRAMHKAVIDAGLTTKLLTENDLKKTVDESARIRRAYSHYFDLTIVNDNLDKAFDKLQEVVERLFIEPQWVPVSWVY, encoded by the exons ATGACTGTGGCCAATGCAAAGTCTGGAACAG CCATGCAGCAGGTCCTTGACAACCTGAAAGACCTGCCGTCAGGCACAGGAGCCAAAGATATTGACCTCATCTTCCTCAGAGGCATCATGGAGAGCCCCATCGTCCGCTCCCTTGCTAAG gcccATGAGCGTCTTGAGGAAGTTAAGTTACAAGCCGTGCGGGATGATAATGTTCAGCTGGTCACAGAGATCCTGGATTCCCTCAACAACCTGCCACAAAAAGACGCTGCCGTCACTGAGCTTGCCAAAATCCTCCAGGAGCCTCACTTCAAG TCTTTGATAGAGGCTCATGACAAAGTGGCTGCAAAGTGCTATGAAATACCCCACACTGCAGTGAACAGCGATTTCTCAATGATGAGTTCACTCATGCCAGCTGATGCTGTCAGGATGATCGGCATCCAGAAGAAAGCTGGGGAACCACTG GGGGTGACGTTCCGTGTGGAGCGGGGAGAGATGGTGATCGCACGGATCCTGCACGGCAGCTCAATTGACAGACAGGGCATGCTGCACACAGGGGACATAATCCGCGAGGTGAACGGTCGTGAGGTTGGCAGTAACCCCCATGAACTCCAGGAGCTGTTGAGGGACTGCAGTGGGAGCATCACACTCAAAGTCCTGCCCAGCTACAGAGACACACCAGCCCCtccacag GTTTATCTGAAGCCACACTTCAACTATAATCCGACCACAGACAACTTGATCCCCTGTAAAGAGGCAGGTCTGGCCTTTTCCAAGGGAGACATCCTCCATGTGGTCAACAAGGAGGACCCCAACTGGTGGCAG GCACGCAAAGTTGTTGGTGGAGCCACTGGTCTCATCCCCAGTCAGTTCttagaggagaagaggaaagctTTTGTGAGAAGAGACTGGGACACTTCTGGTACAG GGATGCTCTGCGGAACTCAAactgtgaagaaaaagaagaaaaaaatgatgtaCCTCACATCGAAGAATGCAG AATTTGACCGCTATGAGCTGCAGATCTATGAGGAGGTAGCCAAGATGCCGCCATTTCAGAGGAAAACGCTGGTTCTGATTGGAGCCCAGGGAGTTGGGAGGCGAAGCCTGAAGAACAGACTCATTGTCATGAACCCTCTGCGATATGGAACCACTGTaccct TCACGTCTCGTCGGccgagggaagaggagagagacggcCAGAACTACTGCTTCGTCACGcgggaggagatggagaaggacATCAAGGAAAGCCGTTACCTGGAGCATGGCGAGTACGACGGCAACCTTTATGGCACCAAGATCAACTCCATCCATGAAGTGGTGGACGCAGGCCGTACCTGCATCCTGGACGTCAACCCTCAG GCCCTGAAAGTGTTGAAAACTGCTGAGTTTATGCCATTTGTGGTGTTCATTGCTGCTCCTGAACTGGACACACTAAGAGCGATGCACAAAGCTGTGATAGATGCTGGACTTACGACCAAGCTACTCACG GAGAACGATTTGAAGAAGACTGTGGACGAGAGTGCCAGGATCCGCCGGGCATACAGCCACTACTTTGACCTGACTATTGTCAATGACAATCTGGACAAGGCCTTTGACAAGCTGCAGGAGGTTGTAGAGCGATTATTCATAGAGCCACAGTGGGTTCCAGTCAGCTGGGTTTACTGA
- the pals2a gene encoding MAGUK p55 subfamily member 6a isoform X2: MQQVLDNLKDLPSGTGAKDIDLIFLRGIMESPIVRSLAKAHERLEEVKLQAVRDDNVQLVTEILDSLNNLPQKDAAVTELAKILQEPHFKSLIEAHDKVAAKCYEIPHTAVNSDFSMMSSLMPADAVRMIGIQKKAGEPLGVTFRVERGEMVIARILHGSSIDRQGMLHTGDIIREVNGREVGSNPHELQELLRDCSGSITLKVLPSYRDTPAPPQVYLKPHFNYNPTTDNLIPCKEAGLAFSKGDILHVVNKEDPNWWQARKVVGGATGLIPSQFLEEKRKAFVRRDWDTSGTGMLCGTQTVKKKKKKMMYLTSKNAEFDRYELQIYEEVAKMPPFQRKTLVLIGAQGVGRRSLKNRLIVMNPLRYGTTVPFTSRRPREEERDGQNYCFVTREEMEKDIKESRYLEHGEYDGNLYGTKINSIHEVVDAGRTCILDVNPQALKVLKTAEFMPFVVFIAAPELDTLRAMHKAVIDAGLTTKLLTENDLKKTVDESARIRRAYSHYFDLTIVNDNLDKAFDKLQEVVERLFIEPQWVPVSWVY; the protein is encoded by the exons ATGCAGCAGGTCCTTGACAACCTGAAAGACCTGCCGTCAGGCACAGGAGCCAAAGATATTGACCTCATCTTCCTCAGAGGCATCATGGAGAGCCCCATCGTCCGCTCCCTTGCTAAG gcccATGAGCGTCTTGAGGAAGTTAAGTTACAAGCCGTGCGGGATGATAATGTTCAGCTGGTCACAGAGATCCTGGATTCCCTCAACAACCTGCCACAAAAAGACGCTGCCGTCACTGAGCTTGCCAAAATCCTCCAGGAGCCTCACTTCAAG TCTTTGATAGAGGCTCATGACAAAGTGGCTGCAAAGTGCTATGAAATACCCCACACTGCAGTGAACAGCGATTTCTCAATGATGAGTTCACTCATGCCAGCTGATGCTGTCAGGATGATCGGCATCCAGAAGAAAGCTGGGGAACCACTG GGGGTGACGTTCCGTGTGGAGCGGGGAGAGATGGTGATCGCACGGATCCTGCACGGCAGCTCAATTGACAGACAGGGCATGCTGCACACAGGGGACATAATCCGCGAGGTGAACGGTCGTGAGGTTGGCAGTAACCCCCATGAACTCCAGGAGCTGTTGAGGGACTGCAGTGGGAGCATCACACTCAAAGTCCTGCCCAGCTACAGAGACACACCAGCCCCtccacag GTTTATCTGAAGCCACACTTCAACTATAATCCGACCACAGACAACTTGATCCCCTGTAAAGAGGCAGGTCTGGCCTTTTCCAAGGGAGACATCCTCCATGTGGTCAACAAGGAGGACCCCAACTGGTGGCAG GCACGCAAAGTTGTTGGTGGAGCCACTGGTCTCATCCCCAGTCAGTTCttagaggagaagaggaaagctTTTGTGAGAAGAGACTGGGACACTTCTGGTACAG GGATGCTCTGCGGAACTCAAactgtgaagaaaaagaagaaaaaaatgatgtaCCTCACATCGAAGAATGCAG AATTTGACCGCTATGAGCTGCAGATCTATGAGGAGGTAGCCAAGATGCCGCCATTTCAGAGGAAAACGCTGGTTCTGATTGGAGCCCAGGGAGTTGGGAGGCGAAGCCTGAAGAACAGACTCATTGTCATGAACCCTCTGCGATATGGAACCACTGTaccct TCACGTCTCGTCGGccgagggaagaggagagagacggcCAGAACTACTGCTTCGTCACGcgggaggagatggagaaggacATCAAGGAAAGCCGTTACCTGGAGCATGGCGAGTACGACGGCAACCTTTATGGCACCAAGATCAACTCCATCCATGAAGTGGTGGACGCAGGCCGTACCTGCATCCTGGACGTCAACCCTCAG GCCCTGAAAGTGTTGAAAACTGCTGAGTTTATGCCATTTGTGGTGTTCATTGCTGCTCCTGAACTGGACACACTAAGAGCGATGCACAAAGCTGTGATAGATGCTGGACTTACGACCAAGCTACTCACG GAGAACGATTTGAAGAAGACTGTGGACGAGAGTGCCAGGATCCGCCGGGCATACAGCCACTACTTTGACCTGACTATTGTCAATGACAATCTGGACAAGGCCTTTGACAAGCTGCAGGAGGTTGTAGAGCGATTATTCATAGAGCCACAGTGGGTTCCAGTCAGCTGGGTTTACTGA